The stretch of DNA GGCCGCTTGGACGGCCATTGGCGCGCAGGGTCTCCCGTACCTGGTAACCGATCTTCCACACCGGGTTGAGGTTGGACATCGGGTCCTGGGGAACCATGCCGATGGTGTTTCCGCGCAGCTCGATCATCCGCTGCTCGCTGGCGTGGGAAATGTCTTCGCCGTCAAGCAGGATCTGGCCGCCGGAGACGCTGCCGTTGTTGGGCAGCAGTCCAATGGCTGCCAGTGCCGTGGTGGATTTGCCCGACCCGGACTCCCCCACAATGGCTACCGTCTCACCGGGCATGATGGTCAGGTGTGCGTTGCGCACGGCCTGGACTTCACCGCTGCCGGTCTTGAAGGTGATGGCAAGGTCGCGGATTTCCAGAAGGGGCTTGTTGCCGTTGGCGCGGGCCTCGCCGATGCTGACGTCTGGGGTTGTCATCTCTTTATCTCTCATCGCTGGCGGCTCTTCGGGTCGAGGGCGTCACGGACGGCGTCGCCCAGCATGATGAAGCTCAGCACGGTGATGGACAGCGCTGCAGCGGGGAACAGCAGGATTTCGGGCCGGGTCCGGATGGAGGCCTGGGCACCTGCAATGTCATTGCCCCACGACATGATGCTCTGCGGCAGTCCGATGCCCAGGAAGGACAGCGTGGCTTCGGCCACGATGAACACGCCCAGTTCCAGCGTTGCCAGCACGATGATCGGTGCCAGGGCGTTGGGCAGGACGTGCCGGACCAGCGCCTTGAACTTCGACACGCCCAGTGCCTGGGCCGCGGTGACGAAGTCTGCGTTACGTACTTCTATGACGGCGCCGCGGGTGATGCGGGCCATCTGCGGCCAGGCCAGCAGCGATATGACAAACACCACTGTCCACACGCTCTTGTTCTCGCGGAACAGGGGCAGCTGGGTGATCACCAGCGCACCGAGGATCAGCGGCAGTGCGAAGAAGATGTCGCCGAGGCGGGCCAGGACGGCGTCGATCCAGCCGCCGTAGTAGCCAGCCAATGCGCCGAGGG from Pseudarthrobacter chlorophenolicus A6 encodes:
- a CDS encoding ABC transporter permease; translated protein: MTSNNSHFVAPIDETPLQATDAVKTDQAPLSLWADAWRKLRRRPLFIISSLLILALIVIALFPGLFTSTPPNDGCELGNSEGGPTAGHPFGFTFQGCDIYSRVIHGTQASLSVGILSVLCVLVIGVTLGALAGYYGGWIDAVLARLGDIFFALPLILGALVITQLPLFRENKSVWTVVFVISLLAWPQMARITRGAVIEVRNADFVTAAQALGVSKFKALVRHVLPNALAPIIVLATLELGVFIVAEATLSFLGIGLPQSIMSWGNDIAGAQASIRTRPEILLFPAAALSITVLSFIMLGDAVRDALDPKSRQR